One Tenrec ecaudatus isolate mTenEca1 chromosome 12, mTenEca1.hap1, whole genome shotgun sequence DNA segment encodes these proteins:
- the LOC142422778 gene encoding small ribosomal subunit protein uS12-like, with product MRTLKKKQVHRFRGTEASPVGPGKCRGLCTARKLRSHRQDQKWHNKPYKKAHLGMALEANPFGGASHAKGIVLEKVGAESKQPNPAIRKCVGDQLIKNGKKITAFMSNGGCLNFIEENDEVLVAGFGRKGHGVGDIPGVRFKVVKVANVSLLALYKGKKERPRS from the exons ATGAGAacgctgaagaaaaagcaggtgcaCAG GTTCAGAGGAACGGAGGCTTCTCCTGTGGGCCCAGGCAAATGTCGAGGTCTTTGTACTGCTAGGAAGCTCCGCAGCCACCGACAGGACCAGAAATGGCACAATAAACCGTACAAAAAGGCCCATTTGGGCATGGCTCTGGAagccaacccctttggaggtgctTCCCATGCAAAAGGAATTGTGCTGGAAAAAGTGGGAGCGGAAAGCAAACAGCCAAATCCCGCCATTCGCAAGTGTGTCGGTGACCAGCTGATCAAGAATGGCAAGAAAATCACAGCCTTCATGTCCAACGGTGGGTGCTTGAATTTTATCGAGGAAAACGATGAAGTTCTGGTGGCTGGATTTGGTCGCAAAGGTCATGGTGTCGGTGACATTCCTGGAGTCCGCTTTAAGGTTGTCAAAGTAGCCAATGTGTCCCTCTTGGCCTTATACAAAGGCAAGAAGGAAAGGCCTAGATCATAA